TCCGGTGATAACGGATACTCCGTCGTCTTCAGAGAGTGTCCAACCCCAGGACGGAAGCCCGGGGGAGGAAATTGCACCTGCACGAGTCATGGATGACGAGATACACCGTGCTTGGCTACACCTCGACTCACTATTCCCATCGACGCAACGCGGGCCGTCTTCGCCCGAGTAGCGGTCCTTCCTCACCGATGGTCTTCATCTCGCCCGGCGTTTCGGCGTTTCTCGTCGCCGAACGGGGCTGGAATCCGATCGGTTCTCCAAGCCGGTCGACGCCGACCGGAGCGACGTCAACACGGCGCGGGGAGGGTCAGGGATGATGATCTCCAACGGCTATCTGATGATCTTCGCCTTCGCGATGATGGGCTGCGTGCTCGCCACGCCGCTGGTCACGCAGTTCGCCGGGCTTGTCGGCGCGATCGACAAGCCCGACGGCTACCGGCGAATCCATACATCGAGCGTCCCCCGACTGGGGGGTCTCGGCCTGGCGCTGGGGATCGCCGTGGGGGTGCTCCTGCCGCACGCCTCGGCCTGGTCGCCCAACTTCAGCATCAACCTGCCCGACCTCTCCTATGAACGGCCGATCGTCCTCGCGGCGCTGATCATCCTGCTGGTCGGCTTCATCGACGACACCCGGTCGCTCGGCCCGCGCGTAAAGCTGCTGGGCCAGGCCGCGGCCGTCATGGCCCTCTACCTGGGCGGCATCCGGATCGAGCGGATCGACGCCCTGGGGCTGGACCTGAACCTGGCCTCCCCGGCGCTCCACCTGGAGTTCCTGGGCCGGTCGCTGGACCTCGCCCCGGCGAGCCTGCTGGTCACGCTCTTCTGGTTCCTGGGCTGCATGAACGTCTGGAACCTGATCGACGGCATGGACGGCCTGGCCTCGGGCGTCGGCCTGCTGGTGAGCGGCACCCTGACGCTGGTGGCCCTGCACAACCAGAACGTCGAGGTCGCCATCCTCGCCACGGCCCTGGCCGGCTCGCTGGCCGGGTTCCTGCTCTACAACTGGCACCCCGCCTGCATCTTCCTGGGGGACAGCGGAGCCCTCTTAATTGGGCTGTTGATCGGGGTGATCGGCGTGCAGGGGTCGTTGAAAGGCCCCTCGGCGATCTCGATCCTGTTCCCGATCCTGGCGATGGGGCTGCCGATCTCGGACACGGCCATGGCCATCTTCCGGCGCTGGGTGCGGAACCTCCCGATGAGCGCCGCCGACCGCCGCCACGTCCACCACATCCTGATCGGGCTGGGGCTGAACCCCCGACAGGCGGCCCTCCTGCTGTACTGCTTCTCGGGCTTCCTCTGCGGGGCC
This DNA window, taken from Paludisphaera rhizosphaerae, encodes the following:
- a CDS encoding MraY family glycosyltransferase, translated to MMISNGYLMIFAFAMMGCVLATPLVTQFAGLVGAIDKPDGYRRIHTSSVPRLGGLGLALGIAVGVLLPHASAWSPNFSINLPDLSYERPIVLAALIILLVGFIDDTRSLGPRVKLLGQAAAVMALYLGGIRIERIDALGLDLNLASPALHLEFLGRSLDLAPASLLVTLFWFLGCMNVWNLIDGMDGLASGVGLLVSGTLTLVALHNQNVEVAILATALAGSLAGFLLYNWHPACIFLGDSGALLIGLLIGVIGVQGSLKGPSAISILFPILAMGLPISDTAMAIFRRWVRNLPMSAADRRHVHHILIGLGLNPRQAALLLYCFSGFLCGAVLLGVSLRSEFLALVLGMSGCLAFLVVVTSRRDELNNLLDDFQARMVRGRQERQAAKTTWEAIQRVELCKSPLAAFEILEKTAETLGCAGIHVACADASFPPEGAVQTLDAIDDGTTASPGAIFRTVSGSLRITAVMRFADGALKADIVFRYLQRLTESLGDRLQGFAVEEAARRAEEAAAGSDPPDWRADAVEAKIPAPPAPFPIAMAKGLVRR